One genomic segment of Mus pahari chromosome 4, PAHARI_EIJ_v1.1, whole genome shotgun sequence includes these proteins:
- the LOC110320660 gene encoding TD and POZ domain-containing protein 4-like gives MSGEPEAKSWDDTQSSEQKFCYRWTISNFSFFVEEREEYITSPVFSSEDNDKMTWCLRVYPTGVDEENKDYVSLYLILLSCEKSPVWAKFEICILDGKGEKRNTERISSFSRILPHQPFGFEKFIIRHSFLSPAQVLTPDDKLTLLCKVSVLQDSFSIYGQKPRPAIKVPKCTLEDDLGKLWENSLFTDCCLLVAGCEFRAHKAILAARSPVFRAMFEHDMEASLKNHVELHDLDPQIFKEMMYFIYTGMAPHLHSHSMACDMLAAADKYGLEGLKVMCEDALCRDLSVENAAHTLILADLHSTEHLKTQALDFITVYASEVSKTSGWMSMKESHPHLVAQAFHSLASTHRVFWALPSKQLKWSLRPSQL, from the coding sequence ATGTCAGGGGAACCGGAAGCCAAGAGCTGGGATGACACACAGAGCAGTGAACAGAAATTCTGCTACAGGTGGACCATTAGcaacttctctttttttgttgaggAGAGGGAGGAATATATTACAAGCCCAGTGTTCTCGTCAGAGGACAACGACAAAATGACATGGTGTTTGAGAGTATACCCAACCGGAGttgatgaagaaaacaaagattacGTGTCACTTTATCTGATTTTGCTCAGCTGTGAAAAGAGCCCAGTTTGGGCAAAGTTCGAGATTTGTATCTTAGATGGCAAGGGTGAAAAACGCAATACAGAAAGGATCTCAAGCTTTTCTAGAATACTGCCGCATCAGCCCTTTGGATTCGAAAAGTTCATTATTCGACATTCCTTCTTGTCTCCAGCCCAAGTGCTAACACCAGATGACAAACTTACCCTCCTCTGCAAGGTGAGCGTACTCCAAGACTCATTCAGCATTTATGGACAGAAACCAAGACCTGCAATCAAGGTTCCAAAGTGCACACTGGAAGATGACCTAGGCAAGCTGTGGGAGAATTCCCTCTTCACAGACTGCTGCCTGTTGGTAGCTGGCTGTGAATTCAGGGCTCACAAGGCTATCCTGGCAGCTCGCTCTCCAGTTTTCAGAGCCATGTTTGAACATGATATGGAGGCGAGCCTAAAGAACCATGTTGAGCTCCATGACCTGGATCCCCAAATCTTCAAAGAGATGATGTACTTTATCTACACGGGGATGGCACCACACCTCCACAGCCACTCAATGGCCTGTGATATGCTGGCAGCTGCTGACAAGTATGGCCTAGAGGGCTTGAAGGTCATGTGTGAGGATGCCCTCTGCAGGGACCTCTCTGTGGAGAATGCTGCACACACTCTCATCCTGGCTGACCTCCACAGCACAGAGCATCTGAAGACGCAGGCCCTGGATTTCATTACAGTTTATGCTTCCGAGGTCTCTAAGACCTCAGGGTGGATGTCAATGAAGGAGTCACATCCCCACTTGGTGGCTCAAGCATTCcactctctggcttctacacatcGTGTTTTTTGGGCCCTCCCTTCCAAACAACTTAAGTGGTCTTTAAGACCTAGTCAGCTATGA